The following coding sequences are from one Nonlabens arenilitoris window:
- a CDS encoding cupin domain-containing protein: MSAINLNEKLTLFQETWTPKIIGELNGQQVKLAKLKGEFVWHQHENEDELFYVVKGQLIIELRDQTITLKEGEMYIVPRGVEHKPIAHEEVHVMLFEPASTAHTGDIEHELTKDELDWI, from the coding sequence ATGAGCGCGATAAATCTGAATGAAAAACTCACCTTATTTCAAGAAACTTGGACTCCTAAGATTATAGGCGAGCTTAATGGGCAACAAGTAAAGCTTGCAAAGCTTAAAGGTGAATTTGTATGGCATCAACATGAGAATGAAGATGAACTTTTCTATGTGGTGAAAGGTCAATTAATCATTGAACTGAGAGATCAAACGATTACTCTTAAAGAAGGAGAAATGTACATCGTACCGCGCGGTGTAGAACATAAACCTATTGCGCATGAAGAAGTTCATGTCATGCTATTTGAACCTGCAAGCACAGCACATACTGGCGATATAGAACATGAGTTAACTAAAGATGAGTTAGACTGGATATGA
- the map gene encoding type I methionyl aminopeptidase, translating into MIVTKTREELEIMRRAALMVSKTLAMVAAEIKPGVTTLKLDTMAEEFIRDHGAIPGFKGLYDCPSTLLISPNEEVVHGIPKDVEIKDGDVLSVDCGAIVDGFYGDHAYTFAVGEIPQETQDLLDRTKNSLYLGIEQFRVGNRVGDVGYAIQNYCEGFGYGVVRELVGHGLGRTMHEDPQMPNYGKRGRGKKFIEGMTVAIEPMINLGTKDIKHYPDGWTIKTRDMKPSAHFEHDIAIVDGEPRLLSTFDYIYEVLGITSNEEDPYRWKD; encoded by the coding sequence ATGATAGTTACTAAAACTCGAGAAGAATTAGAAATAATGCGTCGTGCTGCACTTATGGTAAGTAAAACACTTGCTATGGTTGCTGCCGAGATCAAACCTGGTGTTACTACTTTAAAATTAGACACCATGGCCGAAGAATTTATACGTGATCATGGAGCTATTCCAGGATTTAAAGGTTTATATGACTGTCCTAGCACACTACTTATTTCACCTAATGAAGAAGTAGTACACGGTATCCCAAAGGATGTAGAAATAAAGGATGGTGATGTACTATCTGTGGACTGCGGTGCCATTGTAGACGGTTTTTATGGAGACCATGCTTATACATTTGCAGTAGGCGAAATACCTCAAGAGACGCAAGATTTATTAGATCGTACTAAAAATTCTTTGTACTTGGGTATTGAGCAATTCCGTGTAGGGAATCGTGTAGGTGATGTAGGCTATGCTATCCAGAATTATTGTGAAGGGTTTGGTTATGGTGTAGTACGTGAACTAGTAGGTCATGGCCTAGGTCGCACCATGCATGAAGATCCACAAATGCCTAATTATGGAAAGCGTGGACGTGGGAAAAAATTTATAGAAGGAATGACTGTTGCTATAGAGCCTATGATTAATCTAGGTACTAAAGACATCAAGCACTATCCAGATGGATGGACTATTAAAACTCGTGACATGAAACCTAGTGCACACTTTGAGCACGATATTGCAATAGTTGACGGCGAACCTCGTTTATTAAGTACGTTTGATTATATCTATGAAGTATTAGGTATTACTTCTAACGAGGAAGATCCTTATCGCTGGAAGGATTAA
- a CDS encoding class I SAM-dependent methyltransferase, whose translation MKKLFKFFLNLIPRPWLISLSYWVRPIMAWWYRGDRYTDPIDGKSFKSFLPYGYGNVRENVLSPSTLSLERHRLLWLYLNRETDLLTRPQSLLHFAPEQCFYKRFRESETITYTTTDLLSPLADVKADICNLPFEDNSYDFILCNHVLEHISDDGTAMKELYRVLKPGGKAILQIPLENDRDVTFEDDSITDKEERARIFGQYDHVRVYGMDYFDRLKSIGFEVTAVDYTAHLTADEVDKYRLAKGELIPVVTKSVV comes from the coding sequence ATGAAAAAACTCTTTAAATTCTTTCTCAATCTTATCCCTAGACCATGGCTTATTAGTTTGAGTTACTGGGTGCGTCCAATAATGGCGTGGTGGTATCGTGGTGATCGATATACAGATCCTATAGATGGAAAATCATTCAAGAGCTTTTTACCTTATGGCTACGGAAACGTGAGAGAAAATGTCCTTTCTCCTTCTACTCTATCCTTAGAACGTCATCGTTTACTTTGGTTGTACCTTAATAGAGAAACAGACTTACTTACTCGTCCACAATCGCTATTGCATTTTGCACCGGAACAATGTTTTTATAAACGCTTCCGCGAAAGCGAAACTATAACATACACCACAACAGATTTACTTTCTCCACTAGCAGATGTCAAGGCAGATATTTGTAACCTACCGTTTGAAGATAACAGTTATGATTTTATACTATGTAATCATGTTTTAGAACATATTTCTGATGATGGGACCGCAATGAAAGAATTGTATCGCGTCTTAAAGCCTGGTGGGAAAGCCATCTTGCAAATTCCGTTAGAAAATGACCGAGACGTAACCTTTGAAGATGATTCTATAACAGATAAAGAAGAACGCGCTAGAATTTTTGGCCAGTATGACCATGTGCGAGTTTATGGAATGGATTATTTTGATCGTTTAAAATCTATAGGATTTGAGGTAACTGCGGTTGATTACACAGCACATCTTACTGCAGATGAAGTGGATAAATACAGACTAGCAAAAGGAGAATTAATCCCTGTAGTCACTAAATCTGTGGTTTAA
- a CDS encoding FAD:protein FMN transferase, producing the protein MRKLILLLILTVISCEKKQELTAPQTFVGNAIGTTYGIKAFHDEQLELTEDIDAIIDMFNQSMSTWVPGSDINRINDGDSTVVVGKAFKEVFDAAQEIYRKTDGYFDPTVGNLVNAYGFGANGEQTSIPSQKQIDSLLQFVGFYKMDIQKTALDEGYHVTTTQPGMYLEYNAIAKGTLVDYIARMLDEKGVENYIVEVGGEVITKGKNLEKDAPFLVGINDPKSGAQGTKTLMAINLQDKAMAGSGNYRKYKVDEATGIEYVHTVNPITGLAQPSQAIGVNVIANNCTLADGYATALMAMPLEKSRVLLKNIPEIEVIIMYIDDNGMLRFELTPGFNQYIKPQI; encoded by the coding sequence ATGAGAAAATTAATTCTATTACTTATCCTTACAGTAATCTCTTGTGAAAAGAAACAAGAACTAACCGCACCGCAAACTTTTGTAGGCAATGCGATAGGCACCACATATGGAATTAAAGCTTTTCACGATGAGCAGTTGGAGCTTACAGAAGATATAGACGCAATAATTGATATGTTTAATCAAAGCATGTCTACTTGGGTACCTGGATCTGATATAAATAGAATTAATGATGGAGATTCTACTGTTGTTGTAGGTAAAGCGTTTAAAGAGGTTTTTGATGCCGCTCAAGAGATCTATCGCAAGACTGATGGATACTTTGATCCTACAGTCGGAAACTTAGTAAACGCTTACGGATTTGGAGCAAACGGTGAACAAACTAGTATTCCATCACAAAAACAAATTGATAGTCTATTACAGTTTGTAGGTTTTTATAAAATGGATATACAAAAAACTGCACTTGATGAAGGTTACCATGTGACAACTACACAACCAGGAATGTATCTAGAATATAATGCCATTGCCAAAGGTACATTAGTAGATTATATCGCTAGAATGCTGGATGAAAAAGGAGTAGAGAATTATATAGTAGAAGTAGGTGGTGAAGTAATAACTAAAGGTAAAAATCTAGAAAAGGATGCGCCATTTCTAGTCGGTATTAATGATCCCAAAAGCGGCGCTCAAGGAACTAAGACTCTTATGGCTATTAATTTACAAGATAAAGCCATGGCCGGTAGTGGAAATTATCGTAAGTATAAAGTTGATGAGGCGACAGGAATCGAGTATGTTCATACCGTAAATCCTATAACTGGACTTGCCCAGCCATCACAAGCCATAGGTGTTAATGTCATTGCAAATAATTGTACACTAGCAGATGGCTATGCGACAGCCCTTATGGCAATGCCATTAGAAAAATCTAGAGTACTGCTCAAAAACATACCAGAAATCGAGGTTATAATAATGTATATTGATGATAATGGAATGCTGCGATTTGAACTCACGCCAGGTTTTAATCAATATATTAAACCACAGATTTAG
- a CDS encoding Na(+)-translocating NADH-quinone reductase subunit F, with product MTPLTEQELHQLAMNIVGKEMEELGFEFISINSKPKKNPQFVALKDKILHFVVVRAVSYPANPVEYDQAFMNKLKDHGIKFKARTYYAGVGLANSKNYEIPVHHEEDYTVNFAGLIEIK from the coding sequence ATGACACCACTTACAGAACAAGAACTACATCAACTAGCGATGAATATCGTAGGTAAGGAAATGGAAGAATTAGGGTTTGAATTTATATCTATAAATTCTAAGCCTAAAAAGAATCCACAGTTTGTGGCACTCAAGGATAAAATATTACATTTTGTTGTCGTTAGGGCGGTTTCTTATCCTGCAAATCCAGTTGAGTATGATCAAGCGTTTATGAATAAACTAAAAGATCACGGCATTAAATTTAAAGCACGTACTTATTATGCTGGTGTAGGACTGGCTAATTCAAAGAATTATGAAATACCAGTGCATCACGAAGAAGATTATACCGTGAATTTTGCTGGACTAATTGAAATTAAATGA
- a CDS encoding GH92 family glycosyl hydrolase, translated as MKRITLLIFFTILMFSCQQKTESTIIDISQAKSDQPLTEYVNTFIGTGGHGHTYPGATMPYGMMQLSPDTRLDGWDGCSGYHYTDDVIYGFSHTHLSGTGVSDYGDILLMPTTKPILHNGADGKEGYSSKFSHDNEKASPGYYEVHLDDTDIDVRLTVTERAGMHEYRFRESENQYVILDLLHRDKLLEHDLQFLSNTEISGKRYSSAWATKQMLYFYIKTSHPFSSSYELDDLETTPTIDALKFDNPNNEPVTIKIGISPVDEEGAKSNLEAEIGIKDFDTIKKEANNAWEKQLNKIIIEDDNHDNKVNFYSALYHTMIAPNLYQDVDGRYRGMDLEIHETQDFDYYTVFSLWDTYRAAHPLYTIIEQERTNDFINTFTAKYEEGAIMPIWDLSGNYTGCMIGYHAVPVIADAYLKGIRDYDIDLTFEAMKHSATRDKLGLDSYKSLGFIPVELESESVSKTLEYAYDDWTIAQMAQVLNKPDDYKTYIQRAQYYKNLYNPATGFLQGRIRNTWFAPFKPEEVNFNYTEANAWQYSLYTPQDISGHIKLMGGNAAYEKHLDEMFIAPMKTSGRHQADITGLIGQYAHGNEPSHHMAYLYNYVGKPYKTQEKIHEILTTLYHNLPDGISGNEDCGQMSAWYVLSSLGFYPVTPGSNQYIIGTPLFDKATINLENGKQFTVVKHGDGKYIASAKANSQPHNNSYISHDLIMNGSTLAFEMSNEATDWGTVQENWPESSIKDELIITPPFIEKGKIAFADSTVVHLNQVNENATMFYSRDESTWQEYKDPITLFNAGTLSVIARDGDKKSPVVTTAFYKYDKNMTVTLGHSYANEYSAGGNDALIDGMRGTEDFRSGAWQGTQNEDLDVTIDLGNPRTVNNVIVGFLKDQRSWIFWPRTITFEFYNENGKLVKVINRDLPETGKDEVSKVFRPRLETPDINDKIKIIKMKATTYGKLPEWHLGHPFDGTSWIFIDEINVN; from the coding sequence ATGAAAAGGATAACTCTTTTAATATTTTTTACAATTCTTATGTTTTCCTGTCAACAGAAAACAGAATCAACTATTATAGATATATCACAGGCAAAATCAGACCAACCACTTACAGAATACGTCAACACCTTCATAGGAACTGGTGGACATGGGCACACTTATCCTGGCGCAACTATGCCTTATGGGATGATGCAATTAAGTCCAGACACTAGACTCGATGGTTGGGATGGCTGTAGTGGTTATCATTATACAGACGACGTGATTTATGGATTCTCACATACTCATTTAAGCGGAACAGGTGTAAGCGATTACGGCGATATTCTTTTAATGCCTACTACAAAGCCTATTCTACACAACGGTGCCGATGGAAAAGAAGGCTACTCATCAAAATTCTCTCACGATAATGAAAAAGCAAGTCCCGGATATTATGAAGTGCATCTGGACGATACTGATATAGACGTGCGATTAACAGTTACAGAACGTGCTGGTATGCATGAATATCGCTTTCGCGAAAGCGAGAACCAATACGTCATCCTAGACTTATTACATAGAGATAAATTACTGGAGCATGATTTACAATTTTTATCCAATACTGAGATTTCTGGAAAAAGATATTCCAGCGCATGGGCTACAAAGCAAATGCTCTATTTCTATATAAAAACATCGCATCCTTTTTCAAGTTCATACGAGCTAGATGATTTGGAAACTACACCTACAATAGACGCCTTAAAATTTGACAACCCAAACAACGAACCAGTAACCATCAAAATAGGAATAAGTCCAGTAGATGAAGAAGGAGCAAAAAGCAATCTTGAAGCTGAAATAGGCATTAAAGATTTTGACACCATTAAAAAAGAGGCAAACAATGCTTGGGAAAAACAGTTAAATAAAATCATTATTGAAGATGATAATCACGATAATAAAGTAAATTTCTACAGCGCTCTATATCACACCATGATTGCTCCAAATTTATATCAAGATGTAGATGGTCGTTACAGAGGAATGGATTTAGAAATTCACGAAACACAAGATTTTGATTACTACACCGTATTTTCATTGTGGGATACTTATCGAGCTGCTCATCCATTATACACCATTATTGAACAAGAACGAACTAACGACTTTATCAACACATTTACTGCTAAATATGAAGAAGGTGCCATTATGCCCATCTGGGATTTAAGCGGTAATTACACTGGTTGTATGATAGGCTATCATGCCGTTCCTGTCATAGCAGATGCCTATTTGAAAGGAATACGCGATTATGATATTGATCTAACTTTTGAAGCTATGAAACACAGTGCTACTAGAGATAAACTAGGATTAGATTCATATAAATCATTAGGGTTTATTCCAGTAGAACTAGAAAGTGAATCTGTTTCTAAAACGCTAGAATATGCTTATGACGACTGGACCATTGCACAAATGGCTCAAGTACTAAACAAACCTGACGATTATAAAACTTACATACAAAGAGCTCAATATTATAAAAATCTCTATAATCCTGCCACAGGTTTTCTTCAAGGTCGTATACGCAACACTTGGTTTGCTCCCTTTAAACCTGAAGAAGTGAATTTTAATTATACTGAGGCAAATGCATGGCAATACAGTTTATATACTCCACAGGATATCTCTGGGCATATAAAATTGATGGGTGGAAATGCTGCATATGAAAAACACCTCGATGAAATGTTTATTGCACCCATGAAAACTTCAGGACGACATCAAGCAGATATTACTGGTCTTATAGGTCAATATGCACATGGCAATGAACCTAGCCACCACATGGCATACCTCTATAATTATGTAGGCAAACCTTATAAAACTCAAGAAAAAATTCATGAAATATTAACCACATTATATCACAATTTACCAGATGGCATATCAGGAAATGAAGACTGTGGTCAAATGAGTGCTTGGTACGTGCTCAGTTCACTAGGGTTTTATCCTGTGACTCCAGGTTCTAATCAATATATTATTGGCACACCTTTATTTGACAAAGCGACAATCAACTTAGAAAATGGTAAGCAATTCACTGTGGTAAAGCACGGTGACGGTAAGTATATCGCTTCCGCGAAAGCGAATTCACAACCACATAACAATTCATACATATCTCACGATCTTATTATGAACGGTAGTACGCTAGCGTTTGAGATGAGTAACGAAGCTACCGATTGGGGAACAGTTCAAGAAAACTGGCCAGAATCCTCTATTAAAGATGAACTTATTATCACACCACCATTTATAGAAAAAGGTAAAATCGCTTTTGCAGACTCTACCGTAGTTCATTTAAATCAGGTTAATGAAAATGCGACTATGTTCTACTCCAGAGATGAGTCTACCTGGCAAGAATATAAAGATCCTATTACTTTATTTAATGCAGGAACATTATCTGTGATCGCTCGTGATGGAGACAAAAAAAGTCCAGTGGTTACTACGGCTTTTTATAAATATGATAAGAATATGACAGTTACTCTTGGGCATTCTTATGCAAACGAGTACAGTGCTGGTGGAAACGATGCTCTTATAGATGGCATGAGAGGAACTGAAGATTTTCGTTCTGGAGCCTGGCAAGGCACTCAGAATGAAGACTTAGATGTAACTATAGATTTAGGCAACCCTAGAACCGTTAATAATGTAATAGTAGGATTTTTAAAAGATCAACGCAGCTGGATTTTTTGGCCTAGGACTATAACATTTGAATTCTATAATGAAAATGGTAAATTGGTAAAAGTCATCAATCGTGATTTACCAGAGACAGGAAAAGATGAAGTATCCAAAGTATTTAGACCACGCCTAGAAACTCCTGATATTAACGATAAGATTAAAATTATTAAAATGAAAGCAACCACCTATGGGAAATTACCTGAATGGCATTTAGGTCATCCATTTGACGGTACCTCATGGATTTTCATAGATGAAATTAACGTAAACTAA
- a CDS encoding isoaspartyl peptidase/L-asparaginase family protein, whose product MKRRHFIKKTAQGSAALTLGATLLSCVESTNKSIMTNKTAPIAICTWGFTEANRTAGKALENGLTALDAAIKGVAVEEENVKNTTVGKGGAPDREGSVTLDACVMDSNGDCGAVVCVENITNVAALAKVVMEETPHVMLAGKGAEELAYKNGFQAEQLLTDSSEAAYREWLKTSEYKPIINIENHDTIGMLCMDQHGDIAGACTTSGLSYKMKGRVGDSPIIGSGLFVDNEIGGAAATGMGEEIMKTVGSFLIVELMRQGKTPQEACEEAVKRIITKNKNIENFQVAYIALNKKGETGSYCIHPGFAMMKYKDGVNERIASTAALDS is encoded by the coding sequence TTGAAAAGAAGACATTTTATAAAAAAAACAGCTCAAGGTAGTGCTGCGCTTACGTTGGGCGCTACATTACTGTCGTGTGTAGAATCAACAAATAAATCGATTATGACAAATAAAACAGCACCTATAGCTATTTGCACTTGGGGTTTTACCGAAGCTAATCGTACAGCCGGAAAAGCATTAGAAAATGGCCTAACCGCATTAGACGCAGCGATTAAAGGTGTTGCTGTAGAGGAAGAGAATGTAAAGAATACGACTGTAGGTAAAGGAGGCGCTCCAGATCGAGAAGGAAGCGTAACACTAGATGCATGCGTTATGGATTCAAATGGCGATTGCGGTGCTGTAGTTTGCGTTGAAAACATTACTAATGTGGCTGCATTGGCTAAAGTTGTCATGGAAGAAACTCCACACGTCATGTTAGCTGGAAAAGGCGCAGAAGAACTGGCGTATAAAAATGGTTTTCAAGCAGAGCAACTACTTACTGATTCTTCAGAGGCTGCTTATAGAGAATGGCTCAAAACTAGCGAATACAAACCTATTATTAACATAGAAAATCATGATACTATAGGAATGCTATGCATGGATCAACATGGTGATATCGCTGGAGCTTGTACCACATCTGGACTTTCATATAAAATGAAAGGTCGTGTAGGTGATTCTCCTATAATTGGATCTGGTTTGTTTGTAGACAATGAGATAGGTGGCGCCGCTGCTACTGGAATGGGTGAGGAAATCATGAAAACTGTAGGTAGTTTTTTAATTGTTGAATTGATGAGACAAGGTAAAACACCACAAGAAGCTTGTGAAGAAGCTGTAAAACGCATCATTACCAAAAATAAAAACATAGAAAATTTTCAAGTAGCTTATATCGCTCTCAATAAGAAAGGGGAAACGGGTAGTTACTGCATTCATCCAGGATTTGCAATGATGAAATATAAAGATGGCGTTAATGAACGTATCGCATCAACTGCAGCATTAGACTCATAG
- a CDS encoding sugar MFS transporter: MNTKNNYQTAFAFLTILFFMWGFITVLVDALVPRLKDVFELSYGQSIMVQLAFFGAFFCFAIPSSFLLEKIGYQRGIVLGLSIMGLACLLFYPAASMREFWIFITAFFTLAAGITLLQVAANPYVTLLGDEKTASSRLNLSQAFNSFGTLLAPVVGAIFLLSDTVMDSKAIEKLNESDRLDYYANEALTVQEPFIIIAIILFALAAIFGWKKLPSLIKAAPVGGYSQLLSNKKFLFGMLGIFMYVGAEVSIGSFLVNYFQELEVIENIKNNGFFRGLSSFLLVGKDIDQLDAKAVLGSFVTLYWGGAMIGRFIGAFLMRFISSGKLLMIFGMLAIAMIIISVSSNGTTAMFTILAVGLFNSIMFPTIFSLALNGLDNLKAQASGLLVMSIVGGAVIPKIIGTIADVVSTDNEGNLTGTGLGVAFLCLTLCYGYIAFYGSTKRNL; this comes from the coding sequence ATGAATACAAAAAATAATTACCAAACTGCATTTGCATTTTTAACCATTTTATTTTTCATGTGGGGTTTTATAACCGTGCTTGTAGATGCTTTAGTCCCAAGATTAAAAGACGTATTTGAATTAAGCTATGGTCAGTCCATAATGGTTCAGTTAGCATTCTTTGGAGCATTCTTTTGTTTTGCTATACCATCCAGTTTTTTACTTGAAAAAATAGGTTATCAACGAGGAATTGTTCTTGGCCTATCTATAATGGGATTAGCCTGTTTGCTATTCTATCCAGCTGCAAGCATGAGAGAATTCTGGATATTTATTACCGCCTTTTTCACATTGGCAGCAGGGATTACCTTATTACAGGTAGCTGCAAATCCTTATGTCACACTACTAGGTGATGAGAAAACAGCATCAAGCAGACTTAATCTATCACAAGCTTTTAACAGTTTTGGGACATTATTAGCTCCCGTAGTAGGTGCCATATTTTTACTAAGTGATACCGTAATGGACAGTAAAGCAATTGAGAAACTCAATGAGTCAGATCGCTTAGATTATTATGCCAATGAAGCATTAACTGTTCAAGAACCATTTATCATAATCGCAATTATACTGTTTGCACTTGCCGCTATTTTTGGTTGGAAAAAACTACCTTCTTTAATTAAAGCAGCTCCAGTTGGTGGATATTCTCAACTATTAAGTAATAAAAAATTCCTTTTTGGAATGCTGGGTATTTTCATGTATGTAGGTGCCGAAGTTTCCATCGGTAGTTTTTTGGTCAATTATTTTCAAGAACTCGAGGTAATAGAAAATATTAAGAATAACGGGTTTTTTAGAGGTTTATCTTCTTTTCTGTTAGTAGGCAAAGACATAGATCAATTAGATGCTAAAGCTGTATTAGGATCTTTTGTAACCCTATATTGGGGTGGTGCGATGATTGGTAGATTTATTGGTGCTTTTTTAATGCGTTTTATCAGTAGTGGCAAATTACTTATGATATTTGGTATGCTAGCTATAGCAATGATAATCATATCTGTGAGCAGTAATGGAACCACAGCTATGTTCACCATTTTAGCGGTAGGACTATTTAACTCCATCATGTTCCCTACAATTTTTAGTCTCGCCTTAAATGGACTAGATAATTTAAAAGCACAAGCTTCAGGATTACTAGTTATGTCTATCGTGGGTGGAGCAGTTATTCCTAAAATAATAGGAACCATAGCAGACGTGGTGAGTACAGATAACGAAGGTAATCTAACAGGAACAGGTCTAGGAGTTGCGTTTCTTTGCCTAACACTTTGTTATGGCTACATCGCATTCTATGGATCTACAAAAAGAAATTTATAA
- the nqrF gene encoding NADH:ubiquinone reductase (Na(+)-transporting) subunit F, with product MILAAGTTGTIIATVAAFLLLTLLLVTLLLVVKQKLSPSGPVTINVNGERDLTTGSGSTLLSTLGDNKLFLPSACGGGGTCIQCKCIVKEGGGGILPTEEPHFSRKEIAEGWRLGCQVKVKQDMVIEIPEEVFGIKKWEAEVVRNYNVASFIKEFVVRLPEDMHYEAGGYIQIEIPECTVNFKDMDITAHPEEHDTPDKFQAEWDKFNLWPLVMKNPETVERAYSMASYPAEGRDIMLNVRIATPPWDRAKNGWMDVNPGVASSYIFNQKPGDKVVVSGPYGEFFINESEAEMLYVGGGAGMAPMRSHLYHLFRTIKTGRKVTYWYGGRSKRELFYLDHFRALEKDFPNFKFYLALSEPLEEDNWKVKDGIDGEGDGFVGFIHNCVIDNYLNHHDTPEDIELYFCGPPLMNQAVQKMGEDFGIPDENIRFDDFGG from the coding sequence ATGATATTAGCAGCAGGAACTACGGGAACGATTATTGCTACAGTAGCAGCGTTTTTACTTTTAACCTTGTTATTAGTAACGCTTCTTTTAGTAGTAAAGCAAAAATTATCTCCATCTGGTCCAGTGACCATTAACGTGAATGGAGAAAGAGATTTAACTACTGGATCTGGTAGTACTTTATTAAGTACACTAGGTGATAATAAACTATTCTTACCATCTGCTTGTGGTGGTGGTGGAACATGTATCCAGTGTAAGTGTATAGTAAAAGAAGGTGGTGGTGGAATACTTCCTACTGAAGAACCACATTTCTCGCGTAAAGAAATCGCTGAAGGTTGGAGATTAGGTTGTCAGGTTAAGGTAAAACAAGACATGGTAATCGAGATTCCTGAAGAGGTTTTCGGAATCAAGAAGTGGGAAGCAGAAGTGGTACGTAATTATAACGTTGCTTCTTTCATTAAAGAATTTGTAGTGCGTCTTCCAGAAGATATGCATTATGAAGCAGGTGGATATATCCAAATTGAAATTCCAGAGTGTACAGTTAACTTTAAAGATATGGATATTACTGCTCACCCAGAAGAGCATGATACACCAGATAAATTTCAAGCAGAATGGGATAAGTTTAACTTATGGCCACTAGTGATGAAAAATCCTGAAACCGTAGAAAGAGCATATTCTATGGCTTCTTATCCAGCTGAAGGTCGTGATATTATGTTAAATGTACGTATTGCTACGCCGCCATGGGATAGAGCAAAGAACGGATGGATGGATGTAAATCCTGGTGTTGCTAGTTCATATATTTTTAATCAGAAACCTGGCGATAAAGTTGTGGTATCAGGTCCTTATGGTGAATTCTTTATCAATGAATCTGAAGCAGAGATGCTTTATGTAGGTGGTGGAGCAGGAATGGCGCCTATGCGTTCTCACCTATATCACTTGTTCCGTACGATTAAGACCGGTAGAAAAGTAACTTACTGGTATGGAGGTCGATCTAAACGCGAATTATTTTACTTAGATCACTTTAGAGCATTAGAAAAAGATTTTCCTAATTTCAAATTTTACCTTGCATTATCTGAACCATTAGAAGAAGATAATTGGAAAGTAAAAGATGGTATAGATGGTGAAGGTGATGGGTTTGTAGGTTTCATTCACAACTGTGTAATTGATAACTATTTAAATCATCATGATACACCAGAGGATATTGAGTTATATTTCTGTGGTCCACCATTGATGAATCAAGCGGTTCAAAAAATGGGTGAGGATTTTGGAATTCCAGATGAGAACATCAGATTTGATGATTTTGGAGGATAA
- the nqrE gene encoding NADH:ubiquinone reductase (Na(+)-transporting) subunit E — protein sequence MEHIELFFKSIFIDNMVFATFLGMCSYLAVSKKVSTAVGLGAAVIFVLAITVPLNWMLDQYILQPGALKWLGAEYASYDLSFLSFIMFIATIATMVQLVEIIVEKFSPSLYNSLGIFLPLIAVNCAILGGSLFMQSREIATLGLATTYGVGSGIGWFLAILAIAAIREKIRYSSVPAPLRGLGITFIITGLMAIGFMSFGGMLTGGDEEEKSDTNELSVMPVDESNELTIQATALEDKLTQVNQ from the coding sequence ATGGAACATATAGAATTATTTTTCAAATCAATTTTTATAGATAACATGGTATTTGCTACATTCTTAGGAATGTGTTCTTACCTGGCCGTGTCTAAGAAAGTTTCTACCGCAGTAGGATTAGGTGCTGCAGTAATTTTTGTACTAGCGATTACCGTACCATTGAACTGGATGCTGGATCAGTACATTTTACAACCTGGTGCTTTAAAATGGTTAGGTGCAGAGTATGCTTCTTATGACCTTAGTTTCTTATCATTTATCATGTTTATAGCAACTATTGCAACCATGGTACAATTAGTAGAGATCATCGTAGAGAAATTCTCGCCATCACTATATAATTCACTAGGTATATTTTTACCGCTTATCGCTGTAAACTGTGCGATTTTAGGTGGATCATTATTCATGCAATCTAGAGAGATTGCTACTCTAGGATTAGCTACCACTTATGGTGTAGGTTCTGGTATAGGGTGGTTTCTAGCGATACTAGCTATTGCAGCGATACGTGAAAAGATCCGTTACTCATCTGTACCAGCTCCATTAAGAGGATTAGGAATTACATTTATCATTACTGGATTGATGGCTATTGGTTTCATGAGTTTTGGTGGAATGTTAACCGGTGGTGATGAAGAAGAAAAGTCAGATACAAATGAATTATCTGTAATGCCTGTAGATGAGAGTAATGAGTTGACTATACAAGCGACTGCATTAGAAGATAAACTAACACAAGTAAACCAGTAA